The Rhododendron vialii isolate Sample 1 chromosome 5a, ASM3025357v1 genome contains a region encoding:
- the LOC131327974 gene encoding LIM domain-containing protein WLIM1-like isoform X2 — protein sequence MAFVGTTQKCKACDKTVYLVDRLAADNRIYHKACFRCHHCSSTLKLGNFNSFEGVLYCRPHFDQLFKRTGSLDKSFEGTPKILKPEKPVDNENAAANKVSNAFGGTRDKCAGCSKTVYPIEKVSVNGTAYHRSCFKCTYGGCTISPSNYIAHEGRLYCKHHHIQLVKVKGNYSQLEGDLENETVPASMEIAAES from the exons ATGGCATTCGTGGGAACGACCCAAAAGTGCAAGGCCTGTGACAAGACTGTGTATCTAGTTGATCGATTGGCGGCGGATAACCGCATTTACCATAAGGCTTGCTTCCGATGCCACCACTGCAGCAGCACCCTCAAG CTAGGAAACTTCAACTCTTTCGAGGGAGTCCTTTACTGCAGGCCTCACTTTGATCAGCTCTTCAAGAGAACTGGGAGTCTGGACAAGAGTTTTGAAG GAACACCGAAGATCTTGAAACCAGAAAAGCCCGTTGATAATGAG AATGCTGCAGCCAACAAGGTCTCCAATGCGTTCGGTGGTACCAGGGACAAGTGTGCGGGGTGTAGCAAGACAGTTTATCCAATTGAGAAG GTCTCAGTGAATGGAACTGCATACCACAGGAGCTGTTTCAAGTGCACATATGGAGGTTGTACCATAAGCCCATCCAACTACATTGCACATGAGGGAAGACTCTACTGCAAGCACCACCACATCCAACTGGTCAAGGTGAAAGGCAATTACAGCCAGCTTGAGGGCGACCTCGAGAATGAAACCGTGCCTGCTTCCATGGAAATTGCTGCTGAATCTTGA
- the LOC131327974 gene encoding LIM domain-containing protein WLIM1-like isoform X1: protein MAFVGTTQKCKACDKTVYLVDRLAADNRIYHKACFRCHHCSSTLKLGNFNSFEGVLYCRPHFDQLFKRTGSLDKSFEGTPKILKPEKPVDNEFNLMQNAAANKVSNAFGGTRDKCAGCSKTVYPIEKVSVNGTAYHRSCFKCTYGGCTISPSNYIAHEGRLYCKHHHIQLVKVKGNYSQLEGDLENETVPASMEIAAES from the exons ATGGCATTCGTGGGAACGACCCAAAAGTGCAAGGCCTGTGACAAGACTGTGTATCTAGTTGATCGATTGGCGGCGGATAACCGCATTTACCATAAGGCTTGCTTCCGATGCCACCACTGCAGCAGCACCCTCAAG CTAGGAAACTTCAACTCTTTCGAGGGAGTCCTTTACTGCAGGCCTCACTTTGATCAGCTCTTCAAGAGAACTGGGAGTCTGGACAAGAGTTTTGAAG GAACACCGAAGATCTTGAAACCAGAAAAGCCCGTTGATAATGAG tttaatttaatgcAGAATGCTGCAGCCAACAAGGTCTCCAATGCGTTCGGTGGTACCAGGGACAAGTGTGCGGGGTGTAGCAAGACAGTTTATCCAATTGAGAAG GTCTCAGTGAATGGAACTGCATACCACAGGAGCTGTTTCAAGTGCACATATGGAGGTTGTACCATAAGCCCATCCAACTACATTGCACATGAGGGAAGACTCTACTGCAAGCACCACCACATCCAACTGGTCAAGGTGAAAGGCAATTACAGCCAGCTTGAGGGCGACCTCGAGAATGAAACCGTGCCTGCTTCCATGGAAATTGCTGCTGAATCTTGA